The stretch of DNA GTAGGGGCAGGAGCGGGTTTTGGAACAGGTTGGCCATCACCCCATCTATAAATTTTATCCGCACTATTTACACCCCAAATATGTTTGTTACTTCCAACAGAAATTTGCTTCAATTTGCCCGAAACTTGCCGCCATCTGTCGCTATCCCTTAGGTAAATGTTGTCCGCACTGTTCACACCCCAAAATATTGGAGAAAAAACTCAATGTATCTCCTTTCCAAATCAAAATATCGGGTTTTGGGTTGATAGAATGACATTCTATTGACAGTAGTAGCAACAGGGCAATCAGAATAGAGTAGCCCATTTTGAAGTCTTTCATTATTTCTATCTATTTTCAAAAAATAATAAAGTACAAACTTTTAAAGTCACCAAACGCATTGAATTATCTTCTGTTTTCAACACAAATATTACCCCAAAAACTCCCCAAACACCCCTCTCAAAACATCCGAAACCTCGCCAAGTGTAGCCTCATTATCAACAGCTTCCACTACCGCAGGCATCAAATTTCGACCATCCTTTGCCCGTGCTTCAATCTCCTTCAAACAAGCTGCCACCTTAGCCGAATCCCGTTCCGCCTTGAGCGTTTCTAATTTTTGCGTTTGAATTTGACGGATAGAGTCGTCAATGCGAAGCAGAGGGATTTTTTTGTCATCCTCAGTAGTGTACTTGTTCACCCCCACCAAAATCTTTTCTTGGCTTTCAATCGCCTTTTGGTATTCATAAGCCGAACGAGCAATTTCTTCCTGCATATAGCCCTCCTCAATCGCTTGCACAGAACCACCCATTGCATCAATTTTTTCGATGTAGGCCCAAGCAGCATCTTCCACTTCATTTGTGAGATTTTCGACAAAATAGGACCCCGCCAATGGATCTACTGTATCCGTTACACCACTTTCAAAACCAATAATTTGCTGTGTTCTCAGCGCAATTTTTGCAGCCTCCTCAGTCGGCAAAGACAAGGCTTCATCGTAGCCATTCGTATGCAAAGACTGCGTACCACCCAATACCGCCGCCAAAGCTTGCAGCGTCACCCTCGGCACATTGTTGAGGGGTTGTTGAGCTGTCAAAGTAGAACCACCCGTTTGGGTATGGAATCGGAGTTTCATTGCCCCTTCATCCGTTGCGCCCAAATCTTTGGTCATTTTTGCCCACATCCTACGAGCCGCCCGAAATTTAGCAACTTCCTCAAAAAAGTTATTGTGGGCATTGAAGAAAAACGACAAACGTTTGGCAAACACATTGATGTCCAAACCTACTGCCATTGCAGCCTTCAAATAGGCTTTTCCATTCGCCAAAGTAAAGGCTAATTCTTGCACTGCCGTAGAACCCGCTTCCCGAATGTGATAGCCTGAAATGGAAATCGTATTCCATCGAGGCAGTTCTTTGCTGCAATATTCAAAAATGTCAGTGATGATACGCATAGAAGCTTTCGGAGGATAAATATAGGTGCCTCTTGCAGCGTACTCCTTCAATATGTCGTTTTGAATTGTGCCTGTAATTTGCTTCAAATCAGCCCCTTGCCTTCTTGCTACTGCAATATACAACGCCAACAAGATGAAACCCGTAGCATTGATGGTCATTGAAGTGCTGATTTTTTGCAGTTCGATTCCTGCAAAAAGTGTTTCCATATCTCGGATAGAGTCAATCGCCACACCCACTTTACCGACTTCTCCTTCCGCAAAATCATGATCGGAATCGTAGCCAATTTGAGTCGGCAAATCGAAGGCAACCGACAGGCCAGAAGTTCCTTGCTGCAATAAATAATGGTAGCGTTTATTGGATTCTTCGGCAGTCGAAAAACCCGCATATTGACGCATCGTCCACAAACGGCTGCGGTACATTCCCGAATGAACACCACGAGTAAAAGGGAATTCACCTGGTTCTTCTACTACTTGATTGACAGGCGGATAAGTTGCTTGTATTTCGATGCCCGAATCGGTCAAAAATTGCTCCTTGCGTTCTTTGAAGATTTTTTTGGGAGGGATATGACTCATAAGAGATGTATTTTTTGGTGTAAAAATTTAATAGATTATAGTATCATTTACACACTGCAAAGATAGACAAAGTAGTTTTTTTGTTCAGTCTCTACAAACTTTAAATGATTTGGAAATTTTAACAGCTATTGGAATGGTTTTTGAACTGTCATGTTTATGTAATGAAAATTCATTTTTTCATTTTAATCTGTTTTCAATCAAATACTTTTCCCAATGACAAATTTACTCAAATTCGCAATTCAAAATCCAGTTGTTGAAGTTATCCAAGAATCTACTGCAAACCTTCAAAAAGGTGGAAGAAGATTCATCACTACTTCTTACAGTACTTTTGCTGCCAAACGTGATCAATTGCAAAACCAACAAGCTTGCATGTGTATTACTCATGTCGGAAATACTTACTGTATTGAATGGTAAAATATTTTTTTCACTCAAAATATATCTTGAAAAATGACAAATTTAGAAAAATTCCAAACCGAAAATCCTTCTGTTAAAACTATAGAGGAATCAACTCAAACTATTCAGAAAGGTGGTAGAAGAAATTCGATTCTCCCTCCATTATTAGGAGTTCATTTACACATGTCAATAGGCACTACAACTTTTTGTTTGGATTGGTAATAGACATTACTCTATAATAATTCAAAATTAAAATCCTTAATTGAAATGGAGAAACTGATTCTTAATCAGGCAATTTCTTCATTTCAATTATTGTTTTATATGAATTGTATTTAACCTAAGCACTTTCCAAAATTAGTAAACGATAAATCGTCTGCTTCTCCCTTTTAAACATTATGGAAAATCGGTGGATACTATTTACGTATTTGTTCTTTTTTGCTACTCTCAACATGATGGCAGATCAGAACATTGGCACTGTAAGCAATCAGAAGATTGAGAACAGTGTGGTAAGGGATAGTATATCTACCTTATTGGAATTGTCCAGTCAATACTCTTACAGCGATCTTTCCAAAGCCATTGAATATTCAGCCTTAGCAGAAGAATTGGCAACACAAGCATCTTTACCTTTAGAACATTTTCGTATCTATCGCACACTCGCTTTTATGTACGAAAACAACAACAACTTGGACAGCGCTATCCATTATTATCACCGTACTTTGGATATTGCGTCAAAAGAAGACAACCCTCAAAAACTGCTACTGAAATCCTATACCGACTTAGCAATTGTTTATAGAAGAATGGCGAATTATGCGCTTAGCCGTGATTATCACTTGAAAGCTATGAAAATTGCCGAGGAAACGGGTAATCAGGTTGCCTTGGAAAATGCCTATCACGGCCTTGGAACTACATATAGAGATGTGGGAGATTACGAAAGAGCCATTCAATATTATTTGGAGGCCATTCAACTCACCGAAAAAAGAGGTGACAAACCCAATATGGTCAATACCATGCAGTTTCTGGCGATAACTTATGCCGAAAGCTCCAATACAGAATTGGCATTGAAAACCATTGAAGAAGCTGCTGCAATGGCTTACTCACTCAAAGACACAGTATTGATAGGAATTGTTGCCTTTGATTATGGTAAAATATTAAATTTGACGGGAGATACCGAAACGGCTCTTCAAAAATTTGAAGAGTCGCTTACTTATTTTGAGTTGATGCAACATAAACCTTTGATTGCACGCTCATTACTCTACATTGCAGATGTTTATACCGAGCAAAATAATTACGAGCAAGCCAAAATTTATTTTGATAAGTGCTTGCAATACGAACCTTTTATTTCCAAAAAAGGACGTGCAGATCTTCACTCCAAATTGGGCTACTTGCATCATTCGGAAGGAACAATCAATAAAGCAATCGAAGACTATCAAAAAAGTTTGGAAATTGCAGAAGCATCTGGATTCAAAGATTTTTGTCAAAAAAGCAATTTGGGTTTGTATCAGATTTTTTCCGAAAAAGGAGAAACGGATAGAGCACTTCAATATTTGGAGGCATACACAGAATTTAGAGATACCTTGTTGAGTGAGGAAAAGGTGAAAAAAATTGCAGAATTGGAGCTAAAATACGATGCAGAAAAGACAGAAAAAGAGATTCGAGACTTGAAACTCCAACAAAGTCGCTTTTTGATTATAGGAATTATTGCCCTGTTCTCCTGCATCTCTTTTTTCTTGATTTATATCCTTTATTCTGCTCAAAAGAACAATCGGGCCTTGCGGAAAAAGAACGTAGAGATTGAAGAAAAAAATATACAACTCAAAGAATCCAACGAAATACTACAACAGTTTACTTACGTTGCAGCACACGACCTCAAAGAACCTCTGCGAAATATCGGTAGTTTTGTGAATCTCCTTCAAAGAAAATTTGGTGGCAATTTCAATGCAGAAGCCAATGAGTACATGGATTTTGTGACCAAAGGAGTCCAACGGATGAACAAACTATTGAGTGCTCTTTTGGAATATTCTACGATTTCGATTCAAGGCCCCAATCAAGAACTGACCAACACCAAAAAAGTGCTGAACGAAGTAGTCGACAATCTTCAATATGCGATTGACTCCAAAAAAGCGGTAGTCGAATACGATACCTACCTTCCCAATATTCGCATGAATCATTTGCACCTTACCCAAATTTTTCAAAACCTTATCAGCAATTCGCTAAAATATTCAGATCAAAATGCTCAACCTCACATCAGAATTGCAAGTCAAATCACTGATTCTGAACTTCGATTTGAAGTAGTCGACAATGGCAAGGGAATTGACCAAGCACATGGCAATAAAATTTTCAATCTGTTCTATCAGTCCGAGAAAGACTCACAAGCCAATGGAAGTGATTTGGGTCAAAATTCTGGCATCGGGCTTACAATCTGCAAAAACATTGTAGATAAATACAACGGTCAAATTGGCTTTCAATCCGAACTTCAAAAAGGAACGGTCTTCTATTTTGCTTTTCCGATTTCGATGGGGGCTTAGTAGAAAAGTCCTCCTCTACCTCAACAACCGCTCTGGTGTATCCAATAGGTCCTGAAAATGTTGGTAATACCTTCCCACATGTACTCCATCTACCAATCCATGATGTGCTTGAACTGCTAGTGGCATTTTGATGCATCCATTTTCTTCAAAGTATTTTCCCCATGCAATTCGAGGCACAGAATCTATTGAAGGAGTGTGCATCGGATGTTGAAAACTGGTGAAGGAAAACCACGGTATAGAGGATAAAAACAGTAAATTGTCTTGTCCAGGCTCATCTTCAAGCGTTGGATTGAGTTTTCGGAAATCCATCACCTCTGTTGTGTGCTGTATAAAAGGTTTCAATTCGGGCTGATAATTGACCGTACAAAAAGTGAAAACATCTTCCATATCGGTCATCACCGTAAACGAAGGATGTACTCGGTCATGTACCACAACTTCTTCTCCACGAATCCGATAACGAAACTCCTTGATTGCATTGGCAGTATTTGCCACAATATAGACGATGGTTTGGGTGAAAGGAAGTTGGGACTTTTTGATGAAGGCTCGAAAGTGGGTGATGTCGACATTCGCACAAAAATTGACATGTGGATTCGCCATGTTTTTGAAAAACTCGAAGTGTTTTCGGCGAGACCATTGTTCTAAATTGAGAAAGTGCATAGCTTATTTTTTTGGAGTTCTTTGTCAATTTTTGTGGAAACAGTAAGGACTTCGGAAGTTTTATTTCCCAAAAGGTGAATCATCCTATAATTTTTCAACATCTAAACTTCCGAAGTCTATTTTCACAAAAAAAAACAACTCAATATACCATCATTTTACCCCGATAAACATTCTCTCCACGTACTTCAATCAAATATATGCCGCTTGTCAAATCACTGCTATTGAAGGTAATCTGACTGCTGTGAATATTTTCTTCAAAATAAACCATTTTGCCGCTGATGTCAGTCACTACCATTTCATAAGCTGTTTGTTGTGGATTATCAAAGTGAATTTGAGCCACACTGAAGCTTGGATTGGGAATGATTTGAAGAGAAAGGTAAGTATTGGAAGGACTGAAAATACCTGTTTCGACACAGCCTGTTTTCCTTTCATCAAAGAAGGCTTTTGAACCGAACAGTGCAAAGGTGGCACAAACACTATGGGTAAACATTGCTCCTGCACTGACTGCTTCAACATTGGTGGCACCATTGGCTTGCATGGTTTCTAAAGCGGTGATGCTGTTGGAAAAAGGTACTTGCTCATCGGCTTCGCAGTAGTACATACGAATTGGAGCAGTTGGCAACCAATCATATACGTCATTGTCTCTAAATGCTACTCGATAGGGATGATTTTCGTTTGTTCTCACGGCTTCCAAATACGCATCTTGAAAGATTTCATTGGGAACATTGGGCATTGCAGCATGGACTTCACTCATAAAATGCGTGCCATCAAAAAGAGGTGGCAAAGTGGTATCGTAAGGAGCTTTTAAGGCATCGGATACATTTTCGTAGAGATTGCCATACGCTTCTTGGTAGGCAAACAGCAAATAAGGAACATAACCACCTGTGCTATAAGGCTTGTCTTCTCCAATATCGCTGAAACTGGTGGTAGAGAGGTCATAAGGGCCTGAACCTGGTGAAGAAGCGGTTACTGTGAACTCATTGGTAAATTGCTCTTGCATGGTTTTGTGGGTAGCCATTGCTGCGTGCCCGCCTTGTGAATAACCTGTCAAAAACAATTGGTCGTTGAGCGGAACATTGTTGGTCGCTGCATATTCTCGCACTGCCCGCACCATGTCAATAGTGGCACTTGCCTCACTTGCTGCATGAACATAGGGATGCAATCCCGGAGAATCACCCATTCCCAGATAATCAGGTAAAATAGCTACATATCCATCTGCTGCTGCAAAATAGCCCACCAATATTTCGCCACTCAATCGAGAAGGCACATTGTTTTTCTCCAGTACGGTTCCATGGTTGTAAACCATCACTGGAAAACACAGGTTCTCATCATCGGTTTGTGGCAAGACCATTGCGCCTGATGCAATCGTGGATTCACCATGCACATCTACGGTGTTGTAAATGAGTTTGTAAACCTCTACGCCATAGGTTGCTCCAAAAACACCTTCTCCTGCGAGTTCAGTGTTTGTAAAGCTGGCAATCAGTTCGGTTGAGACAACTTTTTGTCCAAATACTGTGGGCATGGAAAGGCAAATAGCCAAGAATAGGTAAAGTATTCGTTTCATAAAATGGGATTGAATTGTTTGTTAAATTAAATGCAAATATGGTGGTTTTTGCCGATTGTTTTTGTATTGTAGAGAACAGAGAAACGTTTAAATACAAGGAATAGTTGAAAGTCAAATTGGTTTTAGGATTGATATTCTTTTTTGTATCTTCATTGAAATTTTGGGTCAAATAATTCATCATAATTATTGAAGAAACCAGCAAATCATATTCTCTATGAATTACAGCATTTCCCCTGCAAACGTAGCCGCTTTTATAGCCATCCTTTTTTCGATATACAATTACAGACCAAACGTTCAAGGCGATGGATATGTCAATTTTGGCATTTTTGTTTTGATCATTGTTAGTGTTGGAGTGCTGATAGCGGATTTTTTACTTCAAAAATTCACCCACAATTATCCGATGTTGGTGAAAGTTGAAGGGGTTATTTTGCTACTGTTGGTGCTGATACCCACACTCTCACATCGAGTGAAAACTTTTGTACTACCAGAAAACTTTACTGCTGAGTATGTAACAACGATTTATGAAGTAGAAAATGCTCCTCCATTTTGTTCAAAATGGACACGCTCTTACAAAATTGAAGTGCCTGCAAATGGCATTTTGGTTACATCTATTTCTTTGGAAAATGATATCGCCAATACCAACATACAATCGCACACAGGAACGGACTTGAACACCAATGAATCTATGGTTAGATGGTTGCCGTTTGATGGGAACACCTTAGAATGTGACGGAAAAATCTATCGCTATCAAAGCTGGAAAATAGCTGACCCAGAAAAGGTATATCATCGCTCTGAGGGAGAAATAAAGGCATTGAAACAACATTTGACTGAGCATTGTGAGGTAATATTAAATAAAGGGTGAAATGGAGGAAACGGGATTAGAGTATTTGTAGTTCAGTGGAAACGCTCTTGTAAAATTCAATCAAAATGGTTAAATTCGTAATTATTTTGTAATTACATTAATGGTGTTAAAAATGCAAATTTCAGTAGTAAAAATTGGCAATTCCAGGGGAATTCGCTTGGCAAAAAATATTTTGGAAAAATACGATATTCAAGATAAAGTAGAAGTCGTATTCAAAGAAGGTTTTTTCATTGTCAAGCCTGTGAAGAAAGTGCGAGAAGGTTGGGAGGCTTCTTTCAAGCAGATGGCAGAAAATGGAGACGATGAGTTGTTGATAGACGATGTGTTTGAAGATGAAAACTTTGAAGCATGGGATTAATATTGAACCAATACGATGTAGTAATCGTGAATTTAGACCCAACTATGGGAAGTGAACTTCGCAAAACAAGACCTTGTGTTATTTTGTCGCCTGATGAAATGAATAAATACCTAAAAACCATCATTATAGCTCCTATCACTTCTAAATCTAAGTCTTATCCTACAAGGATTCTAATTGAACTAAGAGGGAAAGAAAATTGGGTGGTCATAGACCAAATTAGAACGATTGACAAAAGAAGGATTCACAAAAAAATGGGGCGGCTGAAACCTATTGATATTCAGAATATAAAAGCTGTTATACAAGAAACTTTAGTAGATTGATAATTTTACCATGAAATACCGCATCACCTCCAGAGGCATCCTGCAACACAACAACCAAATCCTATTTGTCTGCTACGACATGGGTGGGAAACAATTATATGCACTGCCAGGTGGTCAGCAAATCATGGGCGAAACTTTAGCGGAATGTGTGAAAAGGGAATTTCAGGAGGAAACGGGATTGGAGGTCGAAGTGGGAAATTTGGTTTTGGTCAATGAGTTTATACAGGAAAGCAGTGATTTTGTGGAGGATTGGAAAGAAGGGATTCACCAAGTCGAGCATATTTTTGAAGTAACTTTGGTTTCGGAGGAAGCTATTGAAGGAGCGGGAACAAATTTTGACCCCGGAATGATTGGCATACAATGGATGGATAGGGAAACATTGCCATCCGTTCAATTTTACCCAGAACGAGAGGTGGCTTGGTTTTTTGGGGAGAAAAATGGGAGTGAAGCATTTTATCGCTCAAAACGTTATTGAAGAAATAATCATTGATAATTAACTTAAAAGCTATGCAAAAAGTAAACATCGACAGCAAACTTGCTTTATTTTCTGATCATTGGAATCCTCGAATTGTGGGGGAATTGAATGGGCAACATGTCAAATTGGCGAAACTCAAAGGAGAGTTTGTTTGGCACAAACACGATGAGGAAGACGAGCTATTTTATATATTGAAAGGTGAACTGCAAATGGAATTTCGAGATAGAACGGTGGTATTGAAGAAAGGGGAATTTTTGATTGTGCCGAGAGGTGTTGAGCATCGACCTGTGGCAGAAGAAGAGGTTTCTCTTATGTTGTTTGAACCTGTGGGAACGGTCAATACAGGGAATGAAAAGAGTGAATTGACAAGAGAGGAATTGGAGCAGATATGAACTACCACAACAAAAAATTTCGAGCCATTCAGAATACTGCAAATGGTGAAACTTCGCAAGACACAATTTTCTTGTATCAACAACAGGGAGCTATTTTGACAGCTGAATACTCTGGAGGCAACATTTTGAAAGGGCATTTGATGGGTTTGGTAGATGAATATGGAAACATCGAAATGAGCTACCACCAGATAAATCAGGCGGGTGAGTTGATGACGGGTGTTTGCCATTCTACACCCGAAATATTGCAAAATGGGAAGATTCGACTGCATGAAAAGTGGACTTGGACTTCGGGAGATGGCTCGAAAGGGGAATCTATAGTGGAAGAAGTGGAATAAAATTAGAATATGGGTATTTAAAATAAATATGAAAAGCCATGCGTAAATACTTATCTGAATTTTTCGGGACTTATGGATTGATTTTCTTTGGAACGGGCGCTATTGTGGTGAACGATTTGACAAATGGAAGCATCACACATACTGGAATTGTCATCACATTTGGGTTGATTGTGATGGTGATGATTTATGCTTTTGGTGAAATATCGGGAGCGCATATCAACCCTGCTGTGACCATTGCTTTTTGGTTCTCAGGACGTTTTGCAGGTAAAGAAGTAGCTCCCTACATTTTGGCTCAATTGGTGGGCGCATTGTTGGCAAGTGCGACCTTGTTGCTGCTTTTCCCGACTCATGCCACTCTTGGAGCGACCCTTCCCTCTGGCACAGCTTGGCAGTCTTTTGTATTGGAAGTCATTCTGACCTTCTTTCTGATGTTGGTGATTATGAATGTTTCGACAGGTTCAAAAGAAGTGGGAACAATGGCAGGTATCGCTATTGGAGGAATGGTGCTGCTTGAAGCCATGTTTGCGGGCCCCATTTCTGGCGCATCTATGAATCCTGCCCGCTCGATTGCACCTGCCCTTTTATCAGGACACTTAGAACATTGTTGGATTTATCTTACTGCTCCCATCATAGGTGCAGTAGGGGCTATAGGAGGTTGGAAAATAGTGAAAAGGGAATGAGTAACATTCATGTATTTGAAAAAAACGGTCAATACTTCAAATTTTGCGCCTATGGTTTTCTGAAAAACCTGCGATTTTTTGATGCCTTCTTGCTGTTATTTTTTTTAGAAAATGGCATTTCTTACACCCAAATAGGGGTTATTTATGCCACTCGTGAGATAGTCATCAATTTTTCGGAGATTCCCACGGGTATTCTTGCCGATACATTCGGTCGCAAAAGCTCATTGATAGCTGCTTTCCTCGCCTACATTCTTTCTTTTCTGATTTTTTATTTTTCCAGCGATTTCTATTTATTCCTCGTTGCCATAGTACTGTATGGCATAGGGGATGCTTTTCGTTCAGGAACGCACAAAGGCATGATTATGGACTATTTGAAGCTAAATGGTTGGCAAAATCAAAAGGTAAATTATTATGGCCATACCCGTTCTTGGTCACAGACAGGTTCTGCCATATCTTCACTTTTTGCAGGAATATTGGTACTTTATACAGGCACTTATCGCAGCATTTTTTTGTACTCAGTACTCCCTTATCTACTCAATTTTATCAACATATATTCCTATCCCAATGAATTGAATTTCTCTTCTTCCAAAAAAGAAAGAGAGGAGAATAAAGTCAAGGGAATCGGAATCTGGCTCACCTTCCAATCTTTTGTGGAAGTTATTAGAAAACCCAACGTATTTCAAATTATCAACTCCGCCGCCCTTCACACTTCTTTCCTAAAAGCGGTGAAAGACTACATTCAGCCATTGATGGTTCACGTTGCGTTATTGATTCCTTTTATGATGAACATGGAAGAAAAAAGAAAAAGCGGATTGATCATTGGAGTTATTTATTTTTTTATCTATTTGCTGTCATCTTTTGCTTCCAAAAATGCTGCAAAAACTGCAAATCTAAAATGGTCCAACCTTCCAAGACTAACTTTACAAGCGGGATTCATTGCAGGAATTATGTGTGGTTTTCTTTACACCTACGAATGTTGGATACTTTCTCTATTGACTTTTGTTTCTATTTATGTAATAGAAAATCTTCGAAAACCCTTGCTGACAGGCGACATTGCAGACAATGTACCACACGACATCCTCACCTCAGTCCTTTCAGCCCAGTCGTTTTGGGGAACGATATTGGCCTCCATTATTGCCCTTTCATTAGGCATTTTAGTAGATAACTTTGGAATCGGCATTGCTTTATCAGTCGTTTCCAGCTTTCTTTTATTCGGTTATTTTCTTTTTGAAAAAACAACAAATTAATAGTACATTCACAGAAAGAATAACATTTAGCAAATATTTCCTTCAACTGTTGATAGTCATTTACTTGAAAACCCATTTTTTCTGCAAATATTTTCCTCTTTTCTTCCTAACCTGCTGCTTGCTATTTTACTGCAATGTTAGCTGGGCGCAAAAGGTATCTTATTTTCACTATGAAGTAGCTAATGGTCTGCCAAGCAATGAGATATACCATATACTGCAAGACGAAAAGGGCTATATTTGGCTAGCCACTGCAATGGGAGCATCTCGCTTCAACGGACGTGAATTCACCACCTTCAATACCTCCAATGGACTGTCCAACAACCATGTACTGGACATCAAAGAAGACATCATTGGGCAAATATGGCTTTTGACTGCCGATGGAAAAACGAGCCACATTGAAGGAAACAAAATCATTGAAGAAGAAACCCTTCTTTTTGGAAACCAACAAATTAAGGCAGGTGATTTGATTATTGACTACATTACATCCCTCCTACTGCGCCGTGATTCATTGCAGCGGGATATTCTTCCCAACCAAAAAGACTATCCCACAAGTTGCGAATTCAAAGAAACAGAAAGAAATGTATGGATAGGTACTTGGGGAGGAGGCGTTTACCACTGCCGCAATTACAAAACCGATAGCCTCAAAATTGAACAATACTTGCCTCACAAAACCATCACTTCCATCCTCAAAGACCGAGAAGCGAACTATTGGTTCACCACGCTCGACGAAGGCGTTTTCATGCTTTCCAATAGACACGTTAAAACCTATACTATAGAAGACGGTTTGGCTTTTGATGATATACATTCCATTGCCAAAGATGCCCAAAGACACCTTTGGTTGGGGAGCAGCAAAGGTACACTAACCGAAATTGCGACAAATGGAACAGTAATAGACAATTACAGTGTCAGCTATTCCTTCAATGCTTACAATCGAGTAAACGATATATTACTGCAGAATGATCGAAAATGGTTGGCAACAGATGAAGGGTTGCTATTTTTCACTAAAAATACAGATTTGTTTGTGGTCAATTTAGTACCCACAAAAGAAATTATCAGCACTGAAAAAGAGCGTTTTGTGTGGGCCGCAAGATACCAAGACCCCATCAAATTTGACACCAAAGAAGGCACTGCCATCTTTTCACTCCCTTTATTGCAAGTGAGTAGTGTGTGTGAAGATTTGAAGGGTAATATTTGGATTGGCAACACACAAGGTTTGCACTATTACAACCAAGATAGTCTGT from Chitinophagales bacterium encodes:
- a CDS encoding MIP family channel protein, giving the protein MRKYLSEFFGTYGLIFFGTGAIVVNDLTNGSITHTGIVITFGLIVMVMIYAFGEISGAHINPAVTIAFWFSGRFAGKEVAPYILAQLVGALLASATLLLLFPTHATLGATLPSGTAWQSFVLEVILTFFLMLVIMNVSTGSKEVGTMAGIAIGGMVLLEAMFAGPISGASMNPARSIAPALLSGHLEHCWIYLTAPIIGAVGAIGGWKIVKRE
- a CDS encoding MFS transporter; the encoded protein is MSNIHVFEKNGQYFKFCAYGFLKNLRFFDAFLLLFFLENGISYTQIGVIYATREIVINFSEIPTGILADTFGRKSSLIAAFLAYILSFLIFYFSSDFYLFLVAIVLYGIGDAFRSGTHKGMIMDYLKLNGWQNQKVNYYGHTRSWSQTGSAISSLFAGILVLYTGTYRSIFLYSVLPYLLNFINIYSYPNELNFSSSKKEREENKVKGIGIWLTFQSFVEVIRKPNVFQIINSAALHTSFLKAVKDYIQPLMVHVALLIPFMMNMEEKRKSGLIIGVIYFFIYLLSSFASKNAAKTANLKWSNLPRLTLQAGFIAGIMCGFLYTYECWILSLLTFVSIYVIENLRKPLLTGDIADNVPHDILTSVLSAQSFWGTILASIIALSLGILVDNFGIGIALSVVSSFLLFGYFLFEKTTN